The genomic region AACGCGTCGGACGGGTCGGTGTCACCGGCGCTCACCGTGCCCAGCCGGCGCAGCGTGTTGTCCGCGGTGCTGGTGACGCCGCTGCCCCACTCGGCACCCGGGTCGACGCCGACCTGGCCGACCGAGTCCAGTACGGTGTCGCCCCGGCGCAGCACGACCGCGTCGTCGCCGTTGAACAGCCCGGCGCCGCTGGTCTGGTCGGCCTGGTCGAGGATCGCCGGCACGGCCGAGGCGGATGCGAACACGAACACGTCGCCGGCGGCGACCGTGCCGGTGAGCGGGAAGGCGGTCGCGCTGGTGGAGCCGTTGAAGAAGAGAGCGAGCTGATAGCCGCCGGCCGCCAGGTCGATGGCGGACCCGGTGCCGTTGAACAGCTCGATGGCCTTGTTGTTCGACGAGCCTTCGACGTACTCGGAGATGAACAGGTCGGTGGGCGCGGCGCTGGCCGCGGTGGGTGCGACGCCGATGGCCGTGGCGGTTACGGCGGCGGCGGTCGCGAGCGCGGCGAGGGTACGGCGCGGGCGCATGAGGCCTCCACGATGGGCGGACGGTGAACTAACGCACGTTAAGTGCACACCGTGACCAGCGTCCATCCCCTACCGGACCGTTTCATGAACAGCCGGTCAGCGCGACGCGTCGACGTGGTGCACCAGGTCGGCCACGTCGATGCTGTATTCGCACCACTCGCGGTCGGGACGGTAACCCAGCTCGGCGTTGACCTTCAACATCGCCTCGTTGGCCTGGGCGTTCCAGGTCTGCACCTCGGCCAGCGCGGGCTCGGCCGAACGCAGCTCCAGCAGCATCCGTGCCTTGATCGCACGGTCGATGCCGTAGCCACGGTGATCCTGCGCCACGATCGTGTCGTACTGGTCGGCCCGCGTCGGGTGCTGCGCCGGCACCACCACCTCGGTCAGGCCGGCCACCTCGCCGCTCTGCTCGTGGAGGGCGAGCACGATGTAGGGCTTCATTCCCCGCCGGTGCAGGCAGTCCAGGCTGTCCCGGAGCCGCTGCGGGTCGTAGGAACTCGGGCGCAGCTCGCCGTCGTCGACGTCACGCACCTCGGCCTTGGCCCGCGCGTACGCCTCGATCAGTTCGTCCGGCGGACCGCCCGGGTGGAACTCCACGTGGTAACCCGCGCCGACACCGGTGGCCATCTCGGCCAGCTCGGCCCAGTTCACTGCGGACAGGTCGAGCACGCTGCGGGTCTCGACATATTCCCGAGTGAACCCGAGCGACTCGTAGAACGCCACGGCGGGGGTGTCACCGACGACCTCGACGCCGATGGAGGAGAAGGCCTCCTGGTAGACCCGGCGGGCGGCGACCCGGACCAGGTCACGCCCGAGGCCGCTGCGCCGGGCGGAGGGGTGCACCAGCACCTCGAGCACGCCGATGTCGCCGAGCAGCAGGACATGGACCTGGCCGAGGACGGCGCCCGGCGTCCCGTTCGCCCCCGGCTCCTCCTGCGCCACCCAGGAGATCCGCCGTTCGCCCGGCATCACCTCGGTGAGGTATTCCCGCAGGGAACTCTCCCGCCACGGCGGATCCTGCGGCAGATCGGCCGCCAGGACCGCGTTGAGCGTGTCCAGCAGCGACGCGATCTCGGCGGACGACGCGGTCCTGGGGTCCCACTCGCGCACCATCACCCGTCTAGCTTGCCGTCAACAGCAGCCCGGGGGAAGTGTTCAGTTCTCCAAATGTATGCGGACGATCACTTCACGTACGGCTGGCCTGTCCGTAGCGGTTTGCCGTATTGAACACGTCCTGCGCGTAACGGCGCACGTCGTTGTACGACAGGATCGCGTTCCACCAGTCCTCGGGGATGCTCAGGTTGCGGCCGTTCCGGCAGAGGTAGTTGCCGGCCGCGAGCGCGGCGTCGTCCAGGTCGTGCGGGTCCTTACGGCCGTCGTTGTCGGCGTCCACCCCGACCTCCTGCCAGGTGGTCGGGATGAACTGCATCGGCCCGATCGCCCGGTCGAAGGTGGTGTCCCGGTCGAGCTGGCCGCGGTCCGTGTCGATGATCCGCATCCGCCCGTCCCGCCCGTCCAGCGGCAGTCCGATGATCTCTGGGCTGGCCTTGCCGTCCTGACCCAGCCGGGCGCTGTTGGCCTGGCCGTGCGACGACTCGACGAACCCGATCGCGGCCAGCGTGGTCCAGCTCAGGGCGCAGCTGCGGTTGGTCTGGG from Micromonospora sp. WMMD812 harbors:
- a CDS encoding GNAT family N-acetyltransferase; translation: MVREWDPRTASSAEIASLLDTLNAVLAADLPQDPPWRESSLREYLTEVMPGERRISWVAQEEPGANGTPGAVLGQVHVLLLGDIGVLEVLVHPSARRSGLGRDLVRVAARRVYQEAFSSIGVEVVGDTPAVAFYESLGFTREYVETRSVLDLSAVNWAELAEMATGVGAGYHVEFHPGGPPDELIEAYARAKAEVRDVDDGELRPSSYDPQRLRDSLDCLHRRGMKPYIVLALHEQSGEVAGLTEVVVPAQHPTRADQYDTIVAQDHRGYGIDRAIKARMLLELRSAEPALAEVQTWNAQANEAMLKVNAELGYRPDREWCEYSIDVADLVHHVDASR